A part of Winslowiella toletana genomic DNA contains:
- the mpaA gene encoding murein tripeptide amidase MpaA: MSLLHPRPQRGMLDATMKNYGTSQLGAPLLWFPAPNADEESGLILAGTHGDETAAVVTLSCAMRTLQEPHRRHHVVLAVNPDGCQLGLRANSRGVDLNRNFPAANWQSGDTVYRWNSAADERDVLLSTGDYPASESETQALCDLIHHLQPPWVVTFHEPLACIEDPHSSLLGHWLAKKMALPLVTSVGYATPGSFGSWCADLGLPCITAELPPIAADEATEKYLHAMVDLLSWQP; the protein is encoded by the coding sequence ATGTCTTTATTACACCCGCGTCCGCAGCGCGGCATGCTGGATGCCACCATGAAAAACTATGGCACTTCACAACTGGGCGCGCCGCTGCTGTGGTTTCCGGCACCGAATGCCGATGAGGAGAGCGGGCTGATTCTGGCGGGCACGCATGGCGATGAAACCGCGGCGGTCGTCACCCTCTCCTGTGCGATGCGCACCCTGCAGGAGCCGCACCGACGCCATCATGTGGTGCTGGCGGTCAATCCGGATGGTTGTCAGCTCGGTTTGCGCGCTAACTCGCGCGGCGTCGATCTGAACCGTAATTTTCCGGCGGCTAACTGGCAATCTGGCGATACCGTCTATCGCTGGAACAGCGCGGCCGATGAGCGCGATGTGCTGCTCTCTACCGGCGACTATCCCGCTTCAGAAAGCGAAACCCAGGCGCTGTGCGACCTGATCCATCATTTGCAGCCGCCGTGGGTGGTCACTTTCCACGAACCTTTAGCCTGCATTGAAGATCCCCACAGCAGCCTGCTGGGACACTGGCTGGCAAAAAAAATGGCGCTGCCGCTGGTCACCAGTGTCGGCTACGCCACGCCCGGCTCTTTCGGCAGCTGGTGCGCCGATCTCGGCCTGCCCTGTATCACCGCGGAGCTGCCGCCGATTGCCGCCGATGAAGCAACGGAAAAATACCTGCACGCCATGGTCGATCTGCTTAGCTGGCAGCCGTAA
- the licT gene encoding BglG family transcription antiterminator LicT: MKIAKILNNNVVLVHDEQGHEQVVMGRGIAFKKCSGDELDGALIEKVFSLKSHDLTGRLTELLSEIPLEVVIASECIITLAKQRLNTDLHESLAIALTDHINFALERQRQNLPMRNVLQWEIRSLYPREYALGLEALAIITQRLQVSLPEDEAGFIALHLVNAQLNSEMPEVMHITRFMQEILHIVKYQLSLDYQTDSLSYNRFVTHLKFFSQRMLGKRGVYSDDESLHDVVRDRYPQAYLCVQKIDRHVMTKYAYALGSEERMFLTIHIERVRKETLALQEGDDEA; encoded by the coding sequence ATGAAAATAGCAAAAATATTAAATAATAATGTTGTGCTGGTACATGACGAACAGGGCCATGAACAGGTGGTGATGGGGCGCGGAATCGCCTTTAAAAAATGTTCTGGCGATGAGCTGGATGGGGCGCTGATTGAAAAGGTGTTTTCCCTGAAAAGCCATGATCTTACTGGCCGTTTAACCGAGCTGTTATCAGAGATCCCGCTGGAAGTGGTGATCGCCAGCGAATGCATTATCACGCTGGCAAAACAGCGCCTGAACACCGATCTGCACGAAAGTCTGGCGATTGCGCTGACCGATCATATCAACTTTGCGCTGGAGCGGCAGCGGCAGAATTTACCGATGCGTAATGTGCTGCAATGGGAGATTCGCAGCCTCTATCCGCGCGAGTACGCGCTGGGGCTGGAGGCGCTGGCGATTATTACTCAACGGCTACAGGTCAGCCTGCCGGAGGATGAGGCCGGTTTTATCGCCCTGCACCTGGTCAATGCGCAGCTAAACAGTGAAATGCCGGAGGTGATGCATATCACCCGTTTTATGCAGGAGATCCTGCATATTGTTAAATATCAGCTGAGCCTTGATTATCAGACCGATTCGCTGAGCTATAACCGTTTTGTCACCCATCTTAAATTCTTCTCGCAGCGGATGCTGGGGAAACGCGGCGTCTACAGTGACGATGAATCACTGCATGATGTGGTGCGCGACCGCTATCCGCAGGCCTATCTCTGTGTGCAGAAAATCGATCGCCATGTAATGACGAAGTATGCCTATGCGCTGGGCAGTGAAGAGCGGATGTTTCTGACCATTCATATCGAACGGGTACGCAAAGAGACGCTGGCGCTTCAGGAAGGTGACGACGAAGCCTGA
- a CDS encoding peptide ABC transporter substrate-binding protein, with amino-acid sequence MTKTFRLTLSALLIASACFTATAATVPAGTELAAKQEIVRHIKDEPASLDPVKAVGLPEIQVIRDLFEGLTNQDAQGKIVPGVALSWQTNDNKTWTFTLRKDARWSNGEPVTAHDFVWSWRRLVDPKNTSSFAWFADLAGIENARAITKGEMPADKLGVTALDDYRLKVTLDKPVPYFVSLTANFAFYPTPQKVVEKLGNDWTKPGNLVGNGAYTLQDRVVNEKLVLVRNQHYWDNPHTVLNKVTFVPINEESSATKRYRAGDIDITESFPKNLYQLLKKQIPHEVYTPDQLGTYYYAFNTQKGPTADVRVRKALSWSIDRQIIAEKVLGTGEKPAWHFTPDVTAGFKPKASILQQHAQEELNAQAKALLAAAGYGPSKPLNLTLLYNISENNQKIAIAVASMWKKNLGVNVRLQNQEWKTYIDSRNTGNFDVIRASWVGDYNEPSTFLSLLTSSHSGNIARFKDANYDSVLEKASSEGNAEARNDDYNQAEQLIAEQAPIAPIYQYTNGRLIKPWVKGYPITNPEDVAYSREMYILQH; translated from the coding sequence ATGACCAAAACATTTCGCTTAACTCTGAGCGCGCTGCTGATTGCCAGCGCCTGTTTTACGGCGACAGCCGCCACCGTTCCTGCCGGTACTGAGCTGGCCGCAAAGCAGGAGATTGTGCGTCATATTAAAGATGAACCGGCCTCACTTGATCCGGTAAAAGCTGTCGGGCTGCCGGAAATCCAGGTGATCCGCGATCTTTTCGAAGGACTGACTAATCAGGATGCGCAGGGCAAAATTGTACCGGGCGTGGCGCTGAGCTGGCAAACGAATGACAATAAAACCTGGACCTTTACGCTGCGCAAAGATGCGCGCTGGTCAAATGGCGAGCCGGTTACCGCCCATGATTTTGTCTGGAGCTGGCGTCGGCTGGTTGATCCGAAAAACACCTCCTCATTTGCCTGGTTTGCCGATCTGGCCGGGATTGAAAACGCCAGAGCGATTACCAAAGGTGAAATGCCCGCGGACAAACTTGGCGTAACGGCGCTGGATGATTATCGTCTGAAGGTGACGCTGGATAAACCAGTGCCTTACTTTGTCAGTCTGACCGCCAATTTTGCTTTCTATCCGACACCGCAAAAGGTGGTTGAGAAGCTGGGTAATGACTGGACAAAGCCGGGAAATCTGGTGGGTAACGGCGCTTATACATTGCAGGATCGGGTGGTGAATGAAAAGCTGGTGCTGGTGCGTAATCAACACTACTGGGATAACCCGCATACGGTACTGAATAAAGTGACCTTTGTGCCGATTAACGAAGAATCCAGCGCCACCAAGCGCTATCGCGCAGGCGATATCGATATTACCGAGTCATTCCCGAAAAACCTCTATCAGCTGCTGAAAAAGCAGATCCCGCATGAGGTCTATACGCCGGATCAGCTCGGCACCTACTATTACGCATTTAATACGCAGAAAGGGCCGACCGCTGATGTGCGCGTTCGTAAGGCGCTCTCCTGGAGTATTGATCGCCAGATTATTGCCGAAAAGGTACTGGGCACCGGTGAAAAACCGGCATGGCACTTTACGCCGGATGTGACTGCTGGCTTTAAGCCGAAAGCCAGCATCCTGCAACAGCATGCGCAGGAAGAGCTGAACGCACAGGCGAAAGCGCTGCTGGCCGCTGCGGGTTATGGTCCGTCGAAACCCCTTAATCTGACACTGCTGTATAATATCTCGGAAAATAACCAGAAGATTGCAATTGCCGTCGCCTCTATGTGGAAGAAGAACCTCGGGGTTAACGTCAGGTTGCAAAACCAGGAGTGGAAAACCTATATCGACAGCCGCAACACCGGTAATTTCGATGTTATCCGCGCTTCCTGGGTTGGCGACTACAATGAGCCTTCAACCTTCCTCAGCCTGCTGACTTCCAGCCATAGCGGCAATATCGCGCGCTTTAAAGATGCGAATTACGATAGCGTGCTGGAAAAAGCCAGTAGTGAAGGCAATGCGGAGGCGCGCAATGATGATTACAACCAGGCCGAGCAGCTGATTGCCGAACAGGCGCCAATTGCGCCGATTTATCAGTACACCAATGGCCGTCTGATTAAGCCATGGGTGAAAGGCTATCCGATTACCAACCCGGAAGATGTTGCTTATAGCCGCGAGATGTATATTTTGCAGCACTAA